A stretch of DNA from Spirosoma endbachense:
CTTCCGAAGCTGTGGCGAAGATTTGACCACGTGGATCAACGAAATAAGATGAGCCATAGAATCGGCCGAGATTCCAGGGTTTTTCTTCGCCAACCCGGTTGATACATCCCATAAAATAGCCGTTGGCAGCAGCATGGGCAGGTTGTTCCAGTTTCCAGAGGTATTGCGATAAACCAGCTACCGTTGCCGACGGATTGTAGACAATTTCGGCACCATTCAGACCTAAACAGCGGGCACCATCCGGGAAGTGGCGGTCATAGCAGATATACACACCAATTTTCGCATAGCGGGTTTGAAAAACCGGATAGCCCAGATTGCCGGGTTTGAAGAAAAACTTCTCCCAGAAACCCGACGTATGGGGTATGTGATTCTTGCGATATTTGCCCAAATAGGTTCCGTCGGCGTCGATCACAGCTGCCGTGTTATACAGGATTCCTGCCTGCTCTTTTTCGTAGACGGGAACAATGATGACCATGTTGTATTTTTTGGCATATTCGGCCATCAGGTCCGTCGTGGGTCCCGGAACTGATTCTGCCGAAGCATACCAGGCACTGTTCTGCCCCGGACAGAAATAGGGAGTATTGAAAATTTCCTGTAAACACAGAATCTGAACCCCTTTCTGACCGGCTTCATCAATAAGCGGCAGATGCTTCTCGACCATCGCTTCCTTGATTTCATCAATTGTACCTTCGCCTTCGGTCTTCGGCAGACTCATTTGTATCAATCCCGACTTAATAATTCGTGGCATGCTTACGTAGAAGTTAATGATCTTTTTGTCCCGGCTCCAGCCATTGGGTTCAACGATAGTGGCCAGGAAAAAACACCGAATTATAAAAATACCCTAGATCTTTCCGCTCACTTTATTGCGTTTAATAAATTGGCCATAACCTTTGTCGGCCAGGCATTTATCGTCGTCGATAACAACTTTACCACGCAGCAAAACAGTTTTGACTTTGCCCGTTAGCTCCCATCCTTCGTAGCCTGAATAATCGACATTCATATGGTGGGTTTTGGCCGAGAGCGTGTGCGTTTCGTTTGGATCGAAGATGACAATGTCGGCATCGCTACCAATCGCGATCGTTCCTTTTCGCGGGAACATACCAAAGATTTTAGCCGGATTTGTGCAGGCAACCTCAACGTATTTGTTCGGTGTGATCTTACCCTTGTGAACACCTTCACTATAGAGCAATTCCATGCGATTTTCGATGGCCGGATGCCCGTTCGGAATTTTCGAGAAATCATCTTTGCCCATCAGTTTCTGCTCCCACATGAACGGGCAATGATCGGTGGCCACGATCTGCACTAAACCCTGGTTGATACCGGCCCAGAGCGATTGCTGGTCTTTCTTTTCCCGCAACGGCGGACTCATGACCCATTTGGCCCCCTCGAAATTAGACTCGTACAATGATGCATCGAGAATGAGGTATTGGATACAGGTTTCGACAAACACTTTCTGATTACGCCGGGTGGCGTTTCGAACGGCATTCAGAGCACCTTCGCAGGTCATGTGAACGATGTAGCCGGGGCAGCCGGTATAGTCGGCCATGTCAGCGAAACGGCCACTGGCTTCAGCTTCCGTCACTTCGGGCTGCGAGAGGTAATGATACAGCGGAGCCAACTTGCCTTCAGACCGGTGTTTGGCCGTCAGGTAATCGATGACATCGCCGTTGGTCGCATGAACCGTAACCATACCGCCTTGCTTTTTCACCTCCTGCATCAGACCAATCATTTGCCGGTCGTCAATCATCAACGCCCCTTTGTAGGCCATAAAGGTTTTGAACGAAGTAATTCCTTCAGTTTCAACCATCTCCTTTATTTCGGCCTTCGTATCTTCATTAAAATCAGTCACGGCCATATGGAAACTGTAGTCGCCTACGGTAGTGCCACGGGCACGGGAGTTCCAGTCGGCAAGCGCTTCTTTCAGCGAATGCCCCTGTTTTTGCAAGACGAAATCAATAACCGTAGTCGTGCCGCCAAAGAGAGCTGCACGGGTACCCGTTTCATGCGTATCGCTTGAGAACGTCCCCATGAACGGCATAGCCAAATGCACATGCGGGTCGATGCCACCAGGAAATACCAGTTTCCCTGACGCGTCGATGGTCGAATCGGCCTCAACGGGCAGATTCTTACCGATGGCGCTAATCGTTTCGCCTTCCACGAAAATATCGGCAACGTAATCGTCTGTAGCCGTAACAATCCGACCGTTTTTAATCAAAATGCTCATTTAATCAATTATTTTCTCTGCGATTCATTGCGTTTCCCCTTCGTGTCCTTTGCGGTAAAAAATAAAAACTAACCGCAGAGAACACGAAGGAGAAACGCAATGAATCGCAAAGGTTTATAAGCCGTTTACAACTCGCCTAATACCATCTTTTAGCCTTATGCGACACTTCATTTCCGTCATACAACTTCGTTTACTTTGTGGTATAAGTTGGTTTTTAGCTGCACAGAAATTTAAATAGATAAATTCTCTGTGTTCTTTGCGAAGAGCTTTGTGTCCTTTGCGGTAAAAATACTGTTTCTCATTAGCCCCAAATACACTAACCCGCTCACCAAAAAACCGACGAACCAGGCGTAATTATAAAGGTGCGAAATCCAGCCAGGAACGCTGTCGGCCGGAATCACCTGAATGGTCGTCAGAAAGCCCGGAATATTGGGCAGTATACCCGCGAGTAAGGCAATAATAGCAGCCGGGTTAAACCCGTTTTTGTAGGTATACCTGCCTGATTCGCTGTATAGATCGCTCAGTACCAGTTGCTGTTTGCGCAGGAAGAAATAATCGGCGATCATGATGCCACCAACCGGCCCGAGTAAGCTGGAATAACCCACTAACCAGGTAAAAATGAATCCGGTTGGGTCGGCAATTAACTTCCAGGGGAAAATTAAAATGCCAATGATACCTGTAATGTAGCCGCCTTTCCGAAAATCAATTTTCGACGGTGCCAGATTCGCAAAATCGTTAGCCGGACTAACAATATTGGCCGCAATGTTCGTTGCCAGGGTCGAAATGGCCACCGCAATCATAGCGATGCTGACCAGCAGTTTACTATCAAATTTTCCGGCCAGAACGAGCGGGTCCCAGATGGTTGTCCCGTAAATAATAGTCGTTGCTGAGGTAACGACAACGCCAATAAACGAAAACAATGTCATGGCCGGAGGTAGCCCAATAATCTGACCGCGTACCTGGGCTCGCTGGCTGGTTGCATAGCGCGTAAAATCCGGAATGTTCAGCGACAGAGTGGCCCAGAAACCGACCATGCCGGTTAGGGCTGGAAAGAAAAAGGCAAAGAACTCCGCCGAGGTCGTGAATTTGGCCGGTTGCTCGAGAATAGGCCCAAGACCGTTTCCGGCCGAAATGGCCCACCAGAGCAGTGCCAGCGCGGCAACAGGCAGAAAAAATGCCTTGAATACCAGCAATTTTCTGATGCTTTCGACACCAAGATAAACGACATACATATTCAGCAGCCAGAACAAAAAGAAGCAAATGGCAGGGCCGGTTTGTAAGCCAAACGAAACGGGGAACACCTGGGGTAATGTTTCCAGCGACGGAATCCATAGCCGAAGCATTTGGTAGATCGAAAAGCCGCCAATCCAGGTCTGGATGCCGAACCAGCCACAGGCGACAATGGCCCGAAGCATCGCCGGAATATTGGCACCACTGGTTCCGAAACTGGATCGTACCAAAACAGGGAAAGGAATACCGTATTGGGCACCGGCATGACCATTTAATACCATTGGAATCAAAACAATGGTATTGCCCAGAAAGATGGTGAAAATAGCCTGCCACCAGTTCATACCGCCCTGGATAAGTGAACTAGCCATCATATACGTTGGAATACACAAACTCATGCTGATCCAGAGAGCGGCATAATTCCAGGTAGTCCATGTCCGTTTCGACATGGGGATGGGAGCTAAATCCTCGCTATACAGAGCGGATGATTCGTCTACGTTTGCTTCAGTTGCTAACTGCATAATGTCAGATTTACTGTTTCTGGTTTTCTAGTATTGGGTTCGGTCAGGCATAAACCAGTCAACTCAATACCATGAACTGTAAACTACGAACCAATTAACTCATTTTCAACGTATCGAATACCATTTTCTTAAACTTTGCCTCGTCGGCTTCCACGCAGATGGTGGCATTCGGTGGTTTGCCCCAGACGCCCAGCTCGTCGATGGCCAAAGCCCCGAGCGTTAATTCTCCCCGCGTTTCGATATCGACGAAACGCGATACGGATAGCGAAACAATACTGGGGTCGATAACGGCCGCAATGGTAATGGCATCCGGGTGATTAGAGCCATTCATCTTCTGGTGTTCTTTGCAATATTTTCGCCGAATTCGGTTAATCTTCATGAAGAAGTCAGCGTATTTAGTGCCGAGTTTTTCCACTTTCGCGTAGTCGTCATCCGTGAAAACCGAGCTCTTTACGCTCACATCGAAACCAACCGTCGTTATGGGAATTCCCGACTGGAAAACAACGCGGGCCGCTTCCGGATCGACCCACGCATTGTAGGTCGCACCCGGATTGATGTTGCCGTAAAACTTGTAGAAACCACCCATGAAATACAGTTCTTTGACCTTTTTGGCAATGGATGGCTCACGCAACAGCGCCAACGCAACATTGGTGAGCGGACCAATGGCAACAATCGTTATCTCGTTTGGGTATTTATCGACGAGCCGGATAATGGCATCGACGGCGTGTTCTTTCTCTGGTTTTTGCTGCGGATCGGGGAAGAACGAATTACTCATCCCGTCGCTACCGTGTACGTACGTTGCATTCCCGTGGACCTGCCGAACGAGCGGACGGGCAGAACCCTGAAAAACGGGAACCTGGCCGTTCTTTCCGGCTAGCTGAATCGTGTAAAGCGCATTTTTAGTTTGCTGGTCGAACCCCACATTACCACAGGTGATGGTGATGGCCTCGACTTTCAATTTAGGCGAAGTCACGGCCATCAGAACTGCCAGCGCATCATCGGTTGCGGTATCGCTGTCAAGAATAATTCGCTTAACCGGATCTGCTTTACCAATGGACGCAAACGTTGTAGCTGGCAGTAAAGCCGATGCTGTACCTACCGAAAGTGCCCCAATAAATCTGCGTCTTGAAGTGAGCATGCTTGTTACGATTCGATAAACCTATAAGGGCTTTGAGACCTTATAGGTTTATAAAGACCTTATAGGTTTACTGGTTGGTTTACCACGTACTCGTCAGCGATTTTCAGAGCCTCACTGATGATTGCCAGCCCTTCGTCGATTTGTTCTTTCGTGACGCATAGGGGAGGGGCGACGAACACATAACTCCAGCGAACAAAGGTGTACATACCCAACTCCTTGATCCTGGCAGCTACTTTGCTCATAACGGCCATTTCTTCCGGTCTGGCGTTGAAGGGAGCCATTGGTTCTTTCGTCGTCCGGTTTTTGACCAGTTCAAAACAGCCTAACAGGCCGGTATTTCTAAAATCGCCAATGCTCGGATGCCTTTCCATCAGGATAGCCGCCTGTGCATCCATGTATTTGCCCATTTCAACGGCGTTTTCAATCAGATTTTCATCCTCATAAATTTTCAGCGTTTCCAGAGCCGCTGCACAACCAACCGGGTGAGCAGCATAAGTCATACCGGTTGCCAATACGGTATCATCGTAGCGGGCTGCGATTTTATCCGTAACCATCAGGCATCCGAATGGGATATAGCCACTGGTAATACCTTTGGCCATCGTAACCATGTCAGGAACAATACCGTGATTTTCAAAGCCAAACCATTTACCGGTACGGCCAAAACCGCTCATCACTTCGTCGATGATGATCAGAATACCGTGTTTATCGCAGATTTTCCGAACGGCGGCTAAATAGCCAACAGGGTATTGCAGACAACCCGATGTGCCCGACTCACCTTCCAGCATGATGGCGGCTATGTTGCCGGGGCCTTCGTAGGCGATGACCCGTTCCAACTGGGCAACGGAGTCGGTCAGCATACTTTCTTCATCGTGGTTCCAGCGATAACGATACGGGATATCGATGTGTACGAAGTTAGGAGCCTGCTGCGAATCGTCTGGTAGTTTGCGCGGGTCGCCACCAACCGATAAGGTGCCATACGTAGCACCATGATAGGACTGATAGCGGCTTAGAATTTTATGCCGGCCAGTATACAAACGCGCCAGCTTAATAGCCGCTTCATTTGACGTCGCACCGCATAACGTAAAGAAGGCTTTATTTAGATCGCCGGGGCAGATTTCGGCCAGTTTTTTGCCCAATTCACCCCTGACTTTTGTTACGCAGTAGGGAGTTACATAGCTCACCTCCTGCATTTGCTTGACAACTGCTTCCGTAATGCGCTGATTACCATGTCCAATATTGACATTCATCAGGCCCGATGAGAAGTCGATATAACGTTTGTCGTCGTAATCGTACATATAAACTCCTTTGGCAGATTTTACCGCAATGGGTGAAATACCTTTCTGTTTGCTCCAGGCAAATACGGTATAATCGAAACTATCCTGAAGCACTTCCTGCGTTTCAGAAAGCGTTGTTGTGTCAAGCATAAGAAAAAGCGTTAATGGTTAATTTGTCTAAAGTTAGCTCATCCAGTTAATGCCGGCTTCGGGGTTCCATTTGGTTGTGCTTTTTTTGAGCTTCGTCCAGAATTCGATGGAGCTTTTGCCGGTAATATCGCCGACGCCGAAGCGGCTATCATTCCAGCCACCAAACGAAAATGGTTCGCGCGGAACAGGTACGCCCACGTTAACGCCGACCATTCCGGCGCTGGCTTTATCGATCACGTAGCGCGCCATGCCACCGTTTTGAGTAAATACGGAGGCTGCATTGCCGTATGGGTTCGCATTCTCGATGGCCAGCGCTTCATCGACCGTATTTGTCCGCATGATGCTAATGACCGGGCCAAATATTTCTTCCTGAGCAATGGCCATATCTGGTCGTACATAATCAATAACAGTTGGGCCTACATAGGTGCCTTCTTCTTTGCCTTCCACCGTCGGATTACGCCCATCGACCAGCACTTTGGCCCCCTGGCTTTCGGCTTCAGTAATGTATCGCTCAATGCGGTCTTTGGAGGCACGATTGATCACGGCACCCAGATTTTTGCCGGGAACCATCTTCTGGGCTTCTTCACAGAGTTTCTCGATAATGTGATCGACCGGACCAACGGCAACCATGGCCGATGCTGCCATGCACCGCTGACCCGCACAACCCGCCATCGATGCCGTGATGTTTTGTGCCGTCATCCCCGGAATGGCATCGGGTAATACAATCAGGTGATTCTTGGCCCCGCCCAGCGCCAGACAGCGTTTGTAATTGCTGGTTGCCCGCTTATAAACGGCTTTGGCGATTTTTGTGGAACCGACAAATGAAACGGCTTCAATACCCGGATGATCACAGATGGCTTCAACGATTTCCCGATCGCCGTGAACGACGTTGAAGACGCCTTTGGGCAAACCCGCTTCCTGGAGCAGTTCAGCTAGTCGACCTACGCTCAAGGGTACCTTCTCCGAGGGTTTGATAATCATGCAATTACCTAGCGCAATGGCATTCGGAATTGTCCAGTTTGGCACCATACTTGGGAAATTGAACGGAACAATGCTGGCAACGACGCCCAGGGGTACGTGTTCAGTTCGACACTCAACGCCCCGGCTCACTTCCAAAATTTCACCAGTGACGATTTGCGGTAACGAACAAGCAAATTCTGCCAGCTCAGCACCTTTTTCAATTTCGGCAACGGCCTCATCGTAGGTTTTACCATTCTCTTCCTGGACCAGTGCCGCCAATTCGTTGATGTTCTTCTCCAGCAGCGCTTTATAGCGGAAGAAAACCTGTACTCTTTCTTTAATGGTTGTTCTGCTCCAGGCCGGGAAGGCGGCTTTTGCCGCTTTGACGGCAGTATCTAAATCATGGGCAGTCGATAATGGTACGGTCGATAGCAGGGTGCCATCTACTGGTGAAATGACCGCCAGTGTCTGATCCGTTGCCGCATCGATAAACTGACCGTTTATGTAATTCTGTATGGGACTATACTTCATGGTTTTGTTGTAGTTCTGCATTTTTTGCAGAAATATGAAGTGCAAACTAAAAATAATTTAAATCTAAGTCAAATTTTAGCAATATTTTTGCCAGACAAAATCACGGTGATGGAAAAAAATCATAGTACGCTCGACGACCTGGACTTTGCTGTTCTGTCCTGTCTCCAAAAAGACGGCCGGATGTCATTCACAGAAATTGCCGAGCAATTAAATGTATCCGTTGGCACAGCCCGAACCCGACTTAACCGATTAATAGAAGAAGGAATTATTAGTATTGTCGGCCGGGTCGATCCCGATAAAGTAGGATTTCGTGCCTACGCGCACGTTGCCGTATATGTGCGCCCGGCTACGCTGAAAGAGCACGTAGCGCAGGAAATTTCGACCCGGCCTGAAGTTAGTTTTCTGGCCAGTACATCCGGCGATTATGATTTGGAGGTCGATGTCATGTGCCAGACTAATAACGACTTGGTTGAATTCATAAACGAAATTTCAGCAATTGACGGTGTCTATCAAACCAAAACGACGCTTTATTTTAAGGTCTATAAATACGCTCAGCCAGATTTGAATCTGTTAAAGTAAAGATGTTTGCGCCCAAGATTTTTGGGCCATACGATGCCTGTGTCTGGCTACGACAAGGCTACCGAAGGCTATTGCGTAAAATGTAAAATTTCATAGTTCTTCTTCAAAAACAGACCAGCCTTCTTAAGCTAGATGGAGGTAGAAGGGACATCCTGGAAATAGCAGAGATTCCTAAAAAAACATGGACGAAAGGACGTGTATGCAAACGTTTGCGGTAGCGGTTGCATTGATTTTTATACTGATATGCGGGTAATTCTTATGGCAATTCTTTTGAATAGTTGAATAATTCAGATAATATTCTGTAAAAAGCCAGTATAAGCTTCTATGCCTTGCAGAACCTGACTAGCTATGCAGGAAAGGCCGATTCATCTGGAATTGCATTTATCTACGAATTACAACGTTTAATTACCAACTATTCACTGAACATGCAGGTACGCTATGCTGTTGGCCCGAATGAAACAAGTACGTTCAAAACGAACGAGCTTCGGGAGAATTTTTTGATTGAAACCCTCTTTGTTCCAGATACGGTTCAGCTCTGTTACAGTCACTTTGATCGGGTTATTGTTGGGGGCGTAAAGCCAGTCGATTCACTGGTCGAACTGACGACTTATGACGAACTAAAGAGTGACTATTTTTTAGAACGCAGGGAGCTAGGCGTAATCAATGTTGGCGGCCCCGGAACCATTCAGGTTGATGGGCAGAGCTACGAACTGGCTAAACTGGACTGTCTTTATGTCGGACGGGGTAGTCGGCAAGTGACATTTGGAAGCCAGTCGGCAGGCGATCCTGCTCTTTTTTATGTGTTGTCGGCCCCTGCCCATACGACCTATCCGACCCAAAAGGCGGCACAAAATGATGTTTTTTCGGCACCGATGGGGTCGAAAGAAGGCGCTAATGAACGGGTCATCTACCGGTATATTCACCGGGATGGGCTGCCAAGCTGCCAGTTGGTTATGGGTTTAACGATTCTGAAATCAGGAAGCGTCTGGAATACAATGCCTGCCCACGTGCATGACCGCCGGATGGAAGCCTATTTTTACTTCGATCTTGACCCGGCTCACCGGATTGTGCATCTGATGGGCCAGCCTGCCGAAACCCGACATCTACTCGTGGCCAATCATCAGGCCGTAGTGTCTCCTCCGTGGTCGATCCATTCGGGATGCGGAACAACGAACTACTCGTTCATCTGGGGAATGGCTGGCGAAAATATGGATTACGCCGATATGGATATGACTGCGATCGCTGATTTGCGGTAGTAGATTCCTTTTTCTTAAACTCTCTTTTTCATGAAACACTATTTTAGTCTTCTCTTTGCCTCGCTTACCTTTTCTGCCTTTGCCCAAACGCCAATAGACGTTGATAAGGAGTTCGCTTTTGCTACGAAGCAATACGAACTAATGCTGAAAACTCACCCGGATACGACTAAATTTCCACAATCGACGAACCCCGATGGTACGATTCGGGACATGAAATCGGATTGGTGGTGCAGTGGTTTCTTTGGTGGATCGCTCTGGTATCTATACGAACGGACGAAAGCTCCCGCTATGAAAGACG
This window harbors:
- a CDS encoding NCS1 family nucleobase:cation symporter-1, producing the protein MQLATEANVDESSALYSEDLAPIPMSKRTWTTWNYAALWISMSLCIPTYMMASSLIQGGMNWWQAIFTIFLGNTIVLIPMVLNGHAGAQYGIPFPVLVRSSFGTSGANIPAMLRAIVACGWFGIQTWIGGFSIYQMLRLWIPSLETLPQVFPVSFGLQTGPAICFFLFWLLNMYVVYLGVESIRKLLVFKAFFLPVAALALLWWAISAGNGLGPILEQPAKFTTSAEFFAFFFPALTGMVGFWATLSLNIPDFTRYATSQRAQVRGQIIGLPPAMTLFSFIGVVVTSATTIIYGTTIWDPLVLAGKFDSKLLVSIAMIAVAISTLATNIAANIVSPANDFANLAPSKIDFRKGGYITGIIGILIFPWKLIADPTGFIFTWLVGYSSLLGPVGGIMIADYFFLRKQQLVLSDLYSESGRYTYKNGFNPAAIIALLAGILPNIPGFLTTIQVIPADSVPGWISHLYNYAWFVGFLVSGLVYLGLMRNSIFTAKDTKLFAKNTENLSI
- a CDS encoding Lrp/AsnC family transcriptional regulator — translated: MEKNHSTLDDLDFAVLSCLQKDGRMSFTEIAEQLNVSVGTARTRLNRLIEEGIISIVGRVDPDKVGFRAYAHVAVYVRPATLKEHVAQEISTRPEVSFLASTSGDYDLEVDVMCQTNNDLVEFINEISAIDGVYQTKTTLYFKVYKYAQPDLNLLK
- a CDS encoding CoA-acylating methylmalonate-semialdehyde dehydrogenase; this encodes MKYSPIQNYINGQFIDAATDQTLAVISPVDGTLLSTVPLSTAHDLDTAVKAAKAAFPAWSRTTIKERVQVFFRYKALLEKNINELAALVQEENGKTYDEAVAEIEKGAELAEFACSLPQIVTGEILEVSRGVECRTEHVPLGVVASIVPFNFPSMVPNWTIPNAIALGNCMIIKPSEKVPLSVGRLAELLQEAGLPKGVFNVVHGDREIVEAICDHPGIEAVSFVGSTKIAKAVYKRATSNYKRCLALGGAKNHLIVLPDAIPGMTAQNITASMAGCAGQRCMAASAMVAVGPVDHIIEKLCEEAQKMVPGKNLGAVINRASKDRIERYITEAESQGAKVLVDGRNPTVEGKEEGTYVGPTVIDYVRPDMAIAQEEIFGPVISIMRTNTVDEALAIENANPYGNAASVFTQNGGMARYVIDKASAGMVGVNVGVPVPREPFSFGGWNDSRFGVGDITGKSSIEFWTKLKKSTTKWNPEAGINWMS
- a CDS encoding nucleoside hydrolase: MLTSRRRFIGALSVGTASALLPATTFASIGKADPVKRIILDSDTATDDALAVLMAVTSPKLKVEAITITCGNVGFDQQTKNALYTIQLAGKNGQVPVFQGSARPLVRQVHGNATYVHGSDGMSNSFFPDPQQKPEKEHAVDAIIRLVDKYPNEITIVAIGPLTNVALALLREPSIAKKVKELYFMGGFYKFYGNINPGATYNAWVDPEAARVVFQSGIPITTVGFDVSVKSSVFTDDDYAKVEKLGTKYADFFMKINRIRRKYCKEHQKMNGSNHPDAITIAAVIDPSIVSLSVSRFVDIETRGELTLGALAIDELGVWGKPPNATICVEADEAKFKKMVFDTLKMS
- the kduI gene encoding 5-dehydro-4-deoxy-D-glucuronate isomerase codes for the protein MQNLTSYAGKADSSGIAFIYELQRLITNYSLNMQVRYAVGPNETSTFKTNELRENFLIETLFVPDTVQLCYSHFDRVIVGGVKPVDSLVELTTYDELKSDYFLERRELGVINVGGPGTIQVDGQSYELAKLDCLYVGRGSRQVTFGSQSAGDPALFYVLSAPAHTTYPTQKAAQNDVFSAPMGSKEGANERVIYRYIHRDGLPSCQLVMGLTILKSGSVWNTMPAHVHDRRMEAYFYFDLDPAHRIVHLMGQPAETRHLLVANHQAVVSPPWSIHSGCGTTNYSFIWGMAGENMDYADMDMTAIADLR
- the hydA gene encoding dihydropyrimidinase, coding for MSILIKNGRIVTATDDYVADIFVEGETISAIGKNLPVEADSTIDASGKLVFPGGIDPHVHLAMPFMGTFSSDTHETGTRAALFGGTTTVIDFVLQKQGHSLKEALADWNSRARGTTVGDYSFHMAVTDFNEDTKAEIKEMVETEGITSFKTFMAYKGALMIDDRQMIGLMQEVKKQGGMVTVHATNGDVIDYLTAKHRSEGKLAPLYHYLSQPEVTEAEASGRFADMADYTGCPGYIVHMTCEGALNAVRNATRRNQKVFVETCIQYLILDASLYESNFEGAKWVMSPPLREKKDQQSLWAGINQGLVQIVATDHCPFMWEQKLMGKDDFSKIPNGHPAIENRMELLYSEGVHKGKITPNKYVEVACTNPAKIFGMFPRKGTIAIGSDADIVIFDPNETHTLSAKTHHMNVDYSGYEGWELTGKVKTVLLRGKVVIDDDKCLADKGYGQFIKRNKVSGKI
- a CDS encoding aminotransferase class III-fold pyridoxal phosphate-dependent enzyme, whose protein sequence is MLDTTTLSETQEVLQDSFDYTVFAWSKQKGISPIAVKSAKGVYMYDYDDKRYIDFSSGLMNVNIGHGNQRITEAVVKQMQEVSYVTPYCVTKVRGELGKKLAEICPGDLNKAFFTLCGATSNEAAIKLARLYTGRHKILSRYQSYHGATYGTLSVGGDPRKLPDDSQQAPNFVHIDIPYRYRWNHDEESMLTDSVAQLERVIAYEGPGNIAAIMLEGESGTSGCLQYPVGYLAAVRKICDKHGILIIIDEVMSGFGRTGKWFGFENHGIVPDMVTMAKGITSGYIPFGCLMVTDKIAARYDDTVLATGMTYAAHPVGCAAALETLKIYEDENLIENAVEMGKYMDAQAAILMERHPSIGDFRNTGLLGCFELVKNRTTKEPMAPFNARPEEMAVMSKVAARIKELGMYTFVRWSYVFVAPPLCVTKEQIDEGLAIISEALKIADEYVVNQPVNL
- a CDS encoding nitrilase-related carbon-nitrogen hydrolase, with the translated sequence MPRIIKSGLIQMSLPKTEGEGTIDEIKEAMVEKHLPLIDEAGQKGVQILCLQEIFNTPYFCPGQNSAWYASAESVPGPTTDLMAEYAKKYNMVIIVPVYEKEQAGILYNTAAVIDADGTYLGKYRKNHIPHTSGFWEKFFFKPGNLGYPVFQTRYAKIGVYICYDRHFPDGARCLGLNGAEIVYNPSATVAGLSQYLWKLEQPAHAAANGYFMGCINRVGEEKPWNLGRFYGSSYFVDPRGQIFATASEDKDELLIADFDLDMIEEVRNVWQFFRDRRPETYDKLVEL